CCAGCCGCTCCCGGAGCGCGTAGATGGGGGGCCGCGTCGCGAGCGCGTGGAGCGCGGTCAGCCCGATTCCATGGGGCGGCTGAGCCAGGATGAACTCCCGGAGCTGGGCGGCCTCGCGGGCCCCCCGCTCGGCGAAGCCGGCGAAGACGGCCCACCCGAGCGCCGCCTGGAAGAACGCCTCCATGCCATGCCGGGCCGCCTCGGCATACTCCGCGCAGCGCGCGCGGAAGCCGTCGGGGTCCTCGGATCCCGCGCCGGTGTCGCACGGGATCAGCGCCCGCACGCTTTCCGGGTGGGCGAGCGCGAGGTTCAGGGCGATGTTCCCGCCCATCGACAGCCCGCAGACGGCCGCCGGCTGCGCCCCGAGCTGGGTGAGGAGGCCGTGGGCGTCCGCGACCGAGAGCGTCTGGGAGTAAGCGGTGGGGGCGGTCGGCGCCTCCGAGCGCCCGAACCCCCGGCAGTCGTAGCTGATCACGCGGAAGTGCCGCGCGAAGAAGGCCACCTGGGGCGCCCACATCCTCATCCCCACCGGAAAGGCGTGGATCAGGAGCAGAGGGGCGCCCCGGCCGGCCTCTTCGTAGTAGAGCGAAACCCCGTTGACGCGCGCGGTGGGCATCGGTCAGTCGTCCCGCTCCGGCGCCAGGAGCGCATCGGCGGCGGCCTTCAGGAGCAGGAACAGGCTCCCCTTCACCTCCGCCTCGTGGGCCGCGGCATCGCCGGTCGCCGGGTAGAAGGTGCCGATCAGATAGGGGATCAGATGTGGCTGCGGAAACTCGCCGCTCCGCGCCAGGAAGCGCTCGTCGGCGCCGTCCCAGCGCTCCAGCCACTCGACCGTCGCCTCGTACGCGCGCCCCACTCGCTCCCGCGAGACCGTTGGCAGCGGGGCCTCGCGGTGCGCCTCGATCACCTTGGCGAGGAGGAACAGGAGTCCCAGCGCGACCTTCCGGACTCCGACGTCGAACTCGTCGGTAACCGACTCCGCCAGCGCGATCAAGTGCGGCTGTCGATCGATGAACGTTCGCGCCTCGGCCCGCGAGCGCTCCGGCTCGTAAGCGCTGAGCGTCTGCCACACGTCCCCGACCAGCTCGACGTCGAGCTCCCGCGGCGGCGTGATATGCTTCCTCGGGCCTTAAAGCTCGGCCGCCACCAGCGTCTCGGTGGCCTGCACCCCGTGGATTCCACGGATCTGACCGACCACGAGCCGGGTCAGCGCGGACAGGGTCTTGGCCTCGGCATGCACGACCGCGTCCCATCCGCCGAAGACGAGCGTGAGGTCGACGACGCCGGGAACGCTGCGGATCTGGGTCAGCGCGTCGGCCTCGAGCCCGGGCAAGAGACGGAGGAGGATGTACCCTGTGACCATGTGTCGTGTCGCCTCCATGGAAGGTCGGGGTATCGAGCGTTGGGCGCATTCTAGCACCGTGACGGAGAACCCCGGAAGCCGGCCCGGGGGCCCCGCGGGGACGGAGAGGTAGCGGCATGGAGTCGAAGGCGTGGCTCGTCGTCGGCTTCCTCGGGCAGGCCTGCTTCTCGGCGCGCTTCCTCGCGCAGTGGATCGCCTCCGAGCGACGCCGCCAGAGCGTGGTCCCGATCCACTTCTGGTACTTCAGCGTGGCGGGCGGTCTGATCCTGCTGGCCTACGCCCTCCACCGGATGGATCCCGTCTTCATCCTCGGTCAGGCCGCCGGCCTCATCGTCTACGGCCGCAACCTCTATCTGATCGCCCGTCAGCGCCAGGTCCCGCCGGCCCCGCTCGGCGGCTGAGCATTCGCGCCGCGGCGCACTTCCGATGGCGAACGGTCGGCGACTGCCTTAGAATAGGTCGCGTTGCCCTCGGCCGCTTCGCCGCTCCTCCGCGAAAGGAGACATGTGTGAGTCAGCAGCACTGGATGCGTGGACTCGACCGTCCCATTCTCATGATCCCCGGTCCCACCGAGGTCCCCTGGCGTGTGATCCGTGCCATGGCGCAGCCCGCCATGATCCAGTACGAGCCGCCGTTCGACGAGGAAATCCTCGAGCCCGCCTGTCTCGATCTCCGCCAGGTCTTTCAGACGACCGGCGAGGTGATCGCCCTGCCGGGCTCCGGCCGCACGGGCCTCGAGGCCGCGGCGCTGTCGCTGGTCGAGCCCGGTGACCGCGTCGTGGTCGTCGTCGCCGGCGTATTCGGGGCGCTGATGCAGGAGATCATGGAGCGCGCCGGCGCCACGGTGACGCCGTTCACCGTCGAGTGGGGCCGCGCGCTCGACCTCGAAGCGCTCGAGCGCGCGGTGGGACAGGTGCGGCCGCGGATCCTGTCGCTCGTCCACAACGAGACGTCGACGGGCCTGACCTATCCGGCGGCCGCGGTGGGCGAGGTGGCGCGACGCCACGGCGCGCTCTACCTCCTCGACACGGTCTCGTCGCTGGCCGGCCTCGACGTCCAGACGGACTCCTGGGGCGTGGACATCAACATGACAGGATCCCAGAAGTGTCTGGCCATGCCGCTCGGCCTGGCCGTCGTCTCGGTCTCCCCGCGGGCCTTCGAGGCGATGGAGCGGCGGAGCCGCCGGTCCTCGAGCTATGCCTACGACCTGATGCGCTGGAAGCGCCAGTGGGTCCCGGCCTCTCGCGGGGGCGGGGTGCCGGAAGGCGGGCGGCGCCACCAGCCGATCTCGATGCCGACGCACCTGATCCAGGCTCTCCGGGAGACGACCAAGATGATCCTGGAGGAGGGAATGCCGCACCGGATCCGGCGGCACCGCATCGCGGGGAAAGCCTTCCGGGCGGGACTCGCCGCGCTCAAGCTCGACCTCTTCGGCGACCTGGCGCTGGCCTCCGACACCGTCTCGTGCTTCCGGATGCCTCCGGGAATCGGGGCGGCGGCCGCGGTCCGGCGGATGCGGGACGCCTACGGCATCCTCGTCTCCACCGGCATCGGCGCGGATCCGCTGCGGCAGGGCGCGCTCCGCGTCGGCACCATGGGTCTCACCGCGAGCCCGCTCTACGTGCTGCCGACGCTCTCGGCCCTCGGCATGGCGCTTCGAGACCTCGGCTACAAGGCCGACACCGGAGAGGGGCTCGCCGCGGCCCAGGGCGTGTTCGACGCCGAGTCGCCGTAGCGGGTCCACTGCACCGTGGGCCTCACACCCCCGAATGGGGAAGCAGCGGGGGGGAGTGGTTCGAACTCCCTCCCGACCTTGAAGATTGCCGTCCCTGACGACTTCCCGCCGGCGCTGACGGGCTCGACGGCGGAGGCGCGGCTCCGGGCGCTGGGCCAGGTCACCGTCTATACCGAGCGCGGCGCCGATCAGGAGGCGGAGTTGATCCGCCGGATCGGCGACGCCGAGGTCGCCGTCAACATTCGCGCTCACGCGCGCTTCACCGACCGCGTGATCGCCGGCTGCTCGCGCCTCCGCCTCATCTCGATCTGGGGCACCGGCGTCGACAACGTCGACCTCGAGGCCTGCCGGCGGCGTGGGGTGGCCGTCACGAACACGCCCGGCGTCAACGCCGACGCCGTCGCCGAGCACACCATCGCGTTGATGCTCGCCGCGATGCGCCGGCTGCCGGCCCTCGACCGGGAGGTCCGGGGCGGCCAGTGGCCGCGGGGCCTCCTCTTCCAGGCACGCGGCAAGACGCTCGGCCTCCTGGGGCTCGGCGCCATCGGGAGCCGGGTGGCCGCGATGGCCGGGGCGCTGGGGATGACCGTGCTGGCCTGGACCCTTCGCCCCGACGACGGACGGGCCGCGGCGGCCGGGGCTCGCGCCGTTCCTCTCGAAGCCCTCCTGCGAGAGGCGGACGTCGTGAGCTTGCACCTCCGCCTCACGGCCGAGACGCGCGGCTTCCTCGGCCCCGATCGGCTCGGCCTCATGAAGCCGACGGCCTTCCTGGTCAACAC
This region of Candidatus Methylomirabilota bacterium genomic DNA includes:
- a CDS encoding alpha/beta fold hydrolase yields the protein MPTARVNGVSLYYEEAGRGAPLLLIHAFPVGMRMWAPQVAFFARHFRVISYDCRGFGRSEAPTAPTAYSQTLSVADAHGLLTQLGAQPAAVCGLSMGGNIALNLALAHPESVRALIPCDTGAGSEDPDGFRARCAEYAEAARHGMEAFFQAALGWAVFAGFAERGAREAAQLREFILAQPPHGIGLTALHALATRPPIYALRERLAALRVPTLVVYGEHDEACVQTSGFMARTIPGARLWMVPGASHFVNLDAPEPFNETLLAFLREPGRYPIPLPGRERGEADAELDLRTEVCPYTFLKSKLALEPLAPGQLLRVVVGNETSAADVPRSLTGAGHVVLGVEQVGATLWAITVRKGT
- a CDS encoding Lrp/AsnC ligand binding domain-containing protein, encoding MVTGYILLRLLPGLEADALTQIRSVPGVVDLTLVFGGWDAVVHAEAKTLSALTRLVVGQIRGIHGVQATETLVAAEL
- a CDS encoding lipid-A-disaccharide synthase N-terminal domain-containing protein; translation: MESKAWLVVGFLGQACFSARFLAQWIASERRRQSVVPIHFWYFSVAGGLILLAYALHRMDPVFILGQAAGLIVYGRNLYLIARQRQVPPAPLGG
- a CDS encoding alanine--glyoxylate aminotransferase family protein; protein product: MSQQHWMRGLDRPILMIPGPTEVPWRVIRAMAQPAMIQYEPPFDEEILEPACLDLRQVFQTTGEVIALPGSGRTGLEAAALSLVEPGDRVVVVVAGVFGALMQEIMERAGATVTPFTVEWGRALDLEALERAVGQVRPRILSLVHNETSTGLTYPAAAVGEVARRHGALYLLDTVSSLAGLDVQTDSWGVDINMTGSQKCLAMPLGLAVVSVSPRAFEAMERRSRRSSSYAYDLMRWKRQWVPASRGGGVPEGGRRHQPISMPTHLIQALRETTKMILEEGMPHRIRRHRIAGKAFRAGLAALKLDLFGDLALASDTVSCFRMPPGIGAAAAVRRMRDAYGILVSTGIGADPLRQGALRVGTMGLTASPLYVLPTLSALGMALRDLGYKADTGEGLAAAQGVFDAESP
- a CDS encoding NAD(P)-dependent oxidoreductase — protein: MKIAVPDDFPPALTGSTAEARLRALGQVTVYTERGADQEAELIRRIGDAEVAVNIRAHARFTDRVIAGCSRLRLISIWGTGVDNVDLEACRRRGVAVTNTPGVNADAVAEHTIALMLAAMRRLPALDREVRGGQWPRGLLFQARGKTLGLLGLGAIGSRVAAMAGALGMTVLAWTLRPDDGRAAAAGARAVPLEALLREADVVSLHLRLTAETRGFLGPDRLGLMKPTAFLVNTARGALVDKDALVRALREGRLAGAGLDVFHEEPVAPDDPVLTLPTVVLTPHNAGMTREVIEGGLHRAVENIENFLRGAPTDIVVAPSPRADASR